The segment ACGGCAGCTTTGCGTCAATGGTCGGGTGGGGATGACTCACGCAAGCTCCACCCAGACAGGATCAGTCATaagagattattttattatccgACGGAATTTCGAATTAATAATTTGTAGCCGgcgccttttttttctttctatttcgaCTTCGTTCTTTTTCTCAGCGAAGTATTGTCATCGTGAGTTGTCAGACTGATGccttaattaaattatttctgcagTCATATGGTGTCCCTGGTGCAATAATGATAGTGGAGACAGACCTGTCGTCTGTGAGTACACATGTACTACTGGGGTCTGTCAAACTCCAGACTTTCCAGGTGAGACAAGCCCACAGAGCATTAAGCTCTTGATGTGCAAAACTGACACCAATTTCAATTTTGTCCTTACCCCATTCTAAGATAATAAAGCCAGTGGTCCAGCTCATAAAGGAGAGTTTATGAAATGACTTTCCCTTAATACATCTGTTTaaagggtggtggtggaggaaaTGATGATGCATTTTATTAAGAACAGGTTCCCACCAGGAAGATGGTCAGTGGTGTATGTGAGGAGTGGGGGATGAATAAGCAAgcaaaacgaaagaaagagaaaataaatggagGAAGTGTCTAGTGTGAAACGGAAAAAGAGAGTGCGGAGCCTGCTAACCCTCCAATCCTCCACCGTCCAGCAACCCGACAGAATCaaaatatatccacacacatttCACATAACGTTCACGgcaacgaacaaacaaaaactccgTTTGAGAAGAAGGATAATGCAGGACCAGACAATTTATAACTCCTAAATCGAGTTAATCTTATCTGACTACAGCTTGATTTGTTCTCTCTTGTGTCATCTGGGGTatcagggagagagagagggcaggGGTCAAACTATAATGAGGACTGACTTTTCCATGGATATTGGGATTGCAGATTCTTTCTGTTCTCATGTTGTCCTACCAGACAAGAGGCCACATTACACTAGGAGAATCTTGACAGAATCTTGAAACGGTCACAGAGAAGACCTTTAGTCAACGTTACAGATTGAGGTCGATCATGGAAAGTAtgtcagtcacacacacacacaaaaacccacaaaacagTCCAATACGGTGATGGGGATCGCAACAACAACTTCGCATGTCAAACCGTTGAGTCAAATTGAAAAACGCAAAAAGAGTAGGGGGCAGATAGCTACCCTACCATTCACCCGGCTACCACCATCAAGGTAGTAGGGTAAAGCAGGTGATAAGACGATAGGTGTGACAGGTGATATAGAGCGCACTCTGCCACTTAGTCATGCTTCAGTAACTCCAGCGTGTCAGGTGAAAGGGAAGCAAACTTTAGTCGTGTGGGAAACCGCACTTGCACAACCATACAAGAGAAACCATATAATCGAGTGGTTACACGCAGCGCcatttgtttgacatgatcGAGTGTGTTAAAACCTAGGTGgagctaatttttttattttgttttttgtttattctttccctaatatgaacaattctgtcaaacatttcATTAAAGACCCACTACTTTATACACAGCGTTGGACAATTGTTTCACTAATTGTTTTTAAGATAGAAATCGCATCCGCAAATATATGTGTTATACATTAATCGCCCTTTTCTAATGTGGAACAACTCTCACGTGGAAAACACGCGAGGAGATGAACATTTTCTCAGCATCTACTATCAACTCCAGTTTCATCTGTTACGATGGCATCAGCAAGAATGGATCAGAGAGATTGTGATCGGGGCTTGGCTACAACAGCTGTTATGTTGTTGGGGACAATCCTCAATAAATTCAAACTGTATTTAGAAaagtagtttgaaaaaaaaagttttggcaTGAATGCTTCTCTTTCCTGTGTGATTTATTTGTGTCATAAAAAATAGCATCCGGATTCATCTTgctaaagagaaataaaacaaacagattgAAATGAACAATTGCAAACAGTAACAGTATCTTCTTTAAAAGCCTtgataagatatatatatataaacaaattttcagtgcggatcaggtaacaaacaaaacactaagCAATGGGAGATAACCGGTGAAACCTTTTTTCTGTggcttacgtccctttgattagtttatcttctgccagtttgaatgagttgtctAGTGTGTCGTCTATTCACATAagtcaaaatgctcaggttattagcttgactattattttaatagcttaactaAGTAAATTGAGCAACATTTCAGttcaggtggacctttgaaaacttatcaaagagactggtataaactttacaccaaaATTTGTATGATTTATGGTTGAATTgttgtttattcgtttgtgctCAGAGTATTGAGATCAcctccacacaaattatttgtttttcaaatctaattattaatatttaaggaagagaaagacagatataagtgactacagcaagaaatacactttaaagctttacaagAATGAGACAATTGGAGCCTAAAACCACCAAGACCATAAACCAGAGACAGGCTGTATTTCGGAATGACAACTTGCTTAAAacgctttttatcttgcagaGACTCTAACAAGCCGTAGAAAAGTGATTAAACACATTGGCAGAATGTAACAACATCTTgaaagacatcaatgacaggaactcgaaatctttatgtaactgatgcgtgaatgtatttggaatgaagtcgggtggtagtggtggtgtctgtgtaaCAATTGTGTGTATGACTAAATTAAAAAGGGATTGAAAAGCCTTGGTTTAcgaaagattttatagaaaaaatcacatttgattactctatttccagcaaataataataataattattataataagaTACACGATTAAGTCCGCATGCCTAACATTCTGTTGGCTGTCGCTCGGGAGTTTCCGTCTTACgaagaaatcatttttatttgacacaatattACAGCTCATGccttggaaaataaaggacttgtaaaCCAATccgattttgctttttttccccccattcAAATGTTCAAACAAATGATATTCTTTCTGCTAACTGCCTGTAAACGACTTGTTCAACTAATACAGGATTTCCTAAACACCAAGATCCCGGTGCCTAAGCCTATACAGCTTTTTGATATAATACTGAGGTTCACAGAATGCGTTTAAACACTAGAAAAACAGTCTGGAAACTCCCGTGGCTAAATGGCCAAGTTTTGCTTTCGTTTGACTGGGTTTTTGTGAAAAGTATACCTcagatcctcctcctcctcttctttgtcgtcgtcatAATCAATGTTGGGTTTTATGGGATAAAGCATAACACACCGCTATGGTCATCCTCATTATCATATTAATATAGCTCTATTTACCTTTCAATGGTCAAAACTCACAATGACCCAGcagtccagtggcgcaacggttagtgagggttggctgccctggTTCACTTCTCGTCTCAGGCAGactgtttctttctctgcatgtagcatctatTTACAGGTTGATTGCTTTGACTGTGATATAACTTGAGTTGCTGACTCGGGGTAAAACCACTATAACCACCTTCCCCACCTCTTCGAACTCGACCTCAGGTTTGTTGAAGGGTCATAAGCTTTGAGAGAGGGTGCCAAATACAAGGAAATGCTGAAGTCCAAATGACACATGCAAAGGTTTCCAACTTATTACGACGGTCTGTTTGCTCAGAATTATCTGGAACATAgtagtttgcttttttcttgagCTGTTCTGGCTACAGAAATTCTGCCCCAAACATAAAAGGTCTGGGTTAAAAAggtggtatttaaaaaaatatgtgtgcgCGTCTCCGACATATTTTTCTCAAAGGAAAAAGGAATCAAATTTTAAACGTCAATCCATCTTTTCAGCAAACCATCAATCATCCATTTATCCGTCATATTGATGCACAGAAGTCTATTAGGTGAGAAAAGAATCACTTTCCTTCCCTTGATGAGAGAACGCATGGCGTTTACCCCTCCAAACAAATAGGAATTCATTGCCACTGCCCAAACACCACAGTTTGATTAGTAATATTGCAAATATAAGTTGAATGATTATTGGATTTTAAGGACtgcagtttttctttatctgtgtgtgtattggtGTGGCGAATCTtcgcgttggtcttggcagacagacagcaatccacccatacacgtccatgatttAACATTCTTTCTCGCTCTTTGTTAACCATTTCCACTAATCATGAGACTCGTTTCTATTATTTCCCCTTCTCGCGCTCATTCAAGCATTCGCACATGCACGCAATATTTAACAAACACGACATAACAAAGCATGTATTGTGAACGAAAACTGATGTTAAAAGAACATTTGCGGAAGATCAACAATAAATAGTCCGGATTAATTACCCgttgaaaatgagaaaacagtttttctttttggcctTGTTATAATATTCTGGCATTCAGTTAAAAATGCGACCTAACTCATCAAACTAACAGTCCCCGGATGttgctgattaaaaaataaaaaaaggaaaacgtaAATGTCTTTCTATTCTTCGGCATCTTATCTATTCATTTTCTCAAGCAGCCTGCTCTCATACTAACAAATGTAAACAGgatgaaagacaaaacaatgtTTCTCGGATTAAAATATCATGCTGTGTATCTAGTAGGCTAGCGCCGGTAAATGTATATCACTGAATTTTGATTTCACATCGTCGAACGCAGGCTTGGCGTAAGCCACATCGAGGAAGTTCTCGTTGACATCAGATGCGCTTTCCGACAACGCATCATCGGAGTCGATGTGTGTCATGGTGTAGGACTTCCACGTGTTGACGCTGCGGTCGTACAGCAACCCCTCCTCGGCCTCCCCTGACGTCAGCGACGACCTGTTGGTGAAGTCGCTGCCGGCGTCGGCCTCGACGTCGGAGAAGTCGCTGACGTCCAGCTCCTCCTCGCTCAGCTGCTCCAGCTCCGCCTCCATGGCCGACTCGTAGATGCCACAGTAGGCCGCAGGTGCCACCGCCACCGCGGGCGGTACCGCCGTGGCGCCGCACGTTGTCGCCTGCGACACGACGAACTTTGACCGCGTGACGAAGACGCTGGTCCGCTCGTTCTGTCCGTTTCTTCGCTGCACGAGGGGCGACACGGTGCCGCAGTGCCTGGAGCGAGTCTGGTACACCTTGTGCCTCAAGTAAGGGGAGGAACTCGCGGAATGCGTCCTGGAATCGTCCTCGTCATCGGAACTTTTGATGGACGAGCACTCGCTACTGGCCCAGTCCGACGTGGCTCTCGTCGACTGTTCCGACCTTTCCGACGGGCGGCGCTGCGATAGTCTCTGAAGGCTTGAGCAGTCCCCCAGATCGTAGGGCTGGAGTCTCGGGCAGGGAAGGTCGACCAACAGTCCGTCGGGGAGATACGAGAATCCCTCACCTTGCACCATGTCTCCGGGGAGATCCGTTTCCTGCGAAGCAGCAGCGTCCGTCAACCCGAGGTAGGACCAATCCATCTGGGGCGTTAGGGACCCCACAGACCCACACTTAGTTTCCATCATCAGCTGCCAGTGCTGGATGTCTGCATCGGTCAGCCCCTCtccctcgtcctcctcctccgaGTCTCTGGTCTGTGCGTACATTGTGGCCACGTGACGGTGGCTAGGATACGGGGGAAAATCCTTCGATCGGTTAGGACAACTCCAGAGGTAAGGTGAGGTCTCTGGACTAAGTCCCATTTCAGAAGGTTCCACAGAAGCAcacctctgtctgtctgctgataTGTAGTGTTTTCGTCGACAGGAGGCTACTGGCAGAGAAACCGGGTCGGTGCCCCATTCGGAAGATGGAAGCAGCCATGGAAGCGGGTTAAGGGACGCAGGCTGAGGCTCCTCTCCGCCTAAGCCATCTGCTTGGAAACTCGATCGTCTGCTCACCACCACAGCTGCGCTGCGAAGCGGAACCGGAACCGGAAGTTGGAGCTGCCCGAAAAGGTTACGCCCTGTGACGTAGGAACAACCGCCAACCATGGATGTGCTGCAGTTGAGCGTGGAGTAGGACTCTTCGCACGGACTGCTGCTGCTCCAGTCAGAGTTGCCGGGCCTAACTGCAGGGCGCCTCCTGGACCAGTCCTGGGATCGGTGTTTTCCAACGCGTGCTCCCAAACATAATTCAGCCACGTCACTTCTGGCAGGCACGTGCGCGGTTTGCACGCAGACAGACGCTGTGGATGCACGAAGCGAGCTGCGGGTGCTGCtcgtggtggtgatggtggcggcagtggtagtggtggtagtcaCAGCTAATGTGGCAGTCGATGGCAGGTGCCGTCCACGTCTGGCCTGGCGCGGCGTTGCGCGGCTGCCGCAAcctccaccgccaccaccaccaccaccaccaccaccaccgccacagCACTTGTCAATCTTCTCTGTCACCGAGTCGATCTGCGACACAAGTTGGCGGAGACTACCCACGATGCCATGCAAGCTGCCCACCACGGTCTCCAGGCTGCCCACCATGCTGCGGACCATGCGTCTGACGTCTCCATCCAGCTGAAGCACGTCGGACGGTGTAGGCGGCGCCGCTGTCGAAGCCGCGCGTCTGTCGTCAACCGCCCGGGGAGACGTCGAACGATGCAGTGCCAGTTCTTGatggtgtttgtggtgttgaGGGGCTGCCCTGGACTTGCGTGCTGCCATGGTCACGAGCTAGGCAGGCGTGTCTGAAACATTAGAATTTAGTGATATatgataacaaaaaacaaaacaccttaCAGGTATCAAAATTAAATGGCTGCATGTGTGATGAACGCATGAATTCACAGAGGAAAAAgcgaaaagaagaagaaaccttAAAGGTATGAAAATCAAGCACGTTGCGTGTGTGATGAACGCATGAATTCACTGAGGAATAGGAGAAAAGTATGGGAAGAGATAAACAGAGATATTAACCTCAATTCCTACCCATCTATTACCCCTCgcccctatttttttttctctctctctctcttcttagTAATCATCGCAATTTTCTGCTCGCTACTCCCCActtcctcttcatctttctcaCACAATGGTGCCAGCACCACACTCCACCTCTGTCCCCCTTGCAACTCGATTTAATCATCCTGCTGTCCGTAAAAAGGTTAAAGGCAACTCGCGAGTCACCTGGCGCAGATTTGTCACCTGTTATTAATTCTGTCTCTCAGGTCTTTGTCCGCTTGCCTCTCATCACATTTTTAAAGCCGTATCACATCAGATCTGTACAGCAagacgagaaaaagaaatcgaTACAAACTATTTCACAATGGTGGATGTAGGTAAGACTATACTTCTTTCTGTGGAGGAGTGCAAGACCTGAGTGGCTGGAAACCAGAGCTGACTGCAAGACATTTGTTGCTGCAGAAGGATTGTGTGGCTTACAGCCACTTCCTGTCGAGAATGACACCCCATCACAAGGGCTTGGCACAAATAAAAGCTATTAAAGATGCTGTTTGTCGCCGGGGTTGCCTGCTGACCGACTGTGGAAGGAGTTGGTAGCTTTTATGGTCAGCTGCACTCTCCAGCGCCGAAGGAGATTTTGAGTGCTCCTTCGTGGCGCTTTAAGTGAGATGAGCAGGGAGATAAGATGCTAttaaaaagggggaaaaaaagagaagaaaacaaatgaaatcgAGAATAACTGTTtgggatttgttttgtttcggaATGAAATGTGTCAAATAAAGTCTGTGTAGCGCacagatgaaaggaaaagaaaactgtatgATTGTATTTTGTAAGGAGCGGGGTAGGAGTTGGGAGACCTACCGCGAGCTTGActtacagaagaaaaatcataaacattCTTATCTTCTGAATTACcacttgaaagaaaaaggaaattataaattttatcgCAGCCTGCAGCGCTAGGTTAAGAGAGACGGGTAGCGAGCCACGGGGGGCAGGGGTCGAGGGGGACCTGACATACCACTGCCTGCTACTTTGAACTGATCGATACCTTTCATTGCCCACCGAACTGTTCAGCAGAAATATTTGCGTCGAGGTATTTTTTCTCCCAGCTCTCGTCCATCCCCCTCCCTACTCCCCACATCTCTGGAAACCTTTAATAAAAGGCAGAGACGCTGGCGCCGACGTTGAACGAAGGAGGGAACGGTCTGGTCGTCTAGAGGCCAGGGTCGAGGGTCGAGGGTCAAGGTATCGACGGGTCTACTTTGCAgttgcagttgttttttttttaagctgcacACTCTGCAAGGGTAATGATCTGGAACTACTTGCTATTCAAACCGTGTTTAGGTGTCGTGTTACAAACAGGTAGCGAGCGCCGAGGGTTGGAATGAAAAACGAGTGTGTGGCTCAGATTAAATCCCTTCATTCTCTCTGCTTCATTCCCCACCTCCCGTTCCTCAGCTAAATGTATAGGATTGATGAATGTGTATGCAAGTGTGGATACGTGATACCTATGCATTTTTCTTGCGTGTAGACGTTCTTGCAAGTATATTCAGAATTCTCtgatccccaccccaccacacacacaccatgcacacACGCAGGACCACTAGACCTCTAGAAATATCTTCAAAAGGCACTTCCTTGGGTTTTTCCATCTTCACGCTCTGGAACCCATCCATGCACGCACTCTACCTGCCTGCAGGCCACACCTGTCTCTGTGGTGAGCGTATTTTCCACTCACCCGCGTCCATCATCAGCGAGCTGACTCATATTTTACCTCGGCCTATCGGTTAGTAGGGCAGAGCACAAAAAAGGTCTTCGATTCTTCAACCGGTAGTATTATcgattacaaacattttttttttataatgttggGTATCTGCGGTATCGACTTTCCAGATGAGTATCTGCTCGATTACCACCcttcttttattacttaaagCCTTTTCTTTTTGGGGGAGACTGGGATGGGCACGCGGAGTTTTTATAAATCAATCTAGTAAGTTCAGTTATTGACAAAGTCTTAATTATGAAAATACCTGATGAAATAAGCACTGGTAGAATATTCCGCACTTCCGACTAAAATTAAAAACCTATGACAAGAGCTAAGTCCTGCAGGCTAATTGTGACTGCCCACAGGACAATACCATGAAtagtttaattatttaaagtatcAACATAGGTTAATGCATCACATGGACggaatgaaatgaatgaattcACAAAAAACAGAGCATGcgaacacacatatatatatatatacccacgcgcacatacacatgtacgCAATACATGAAAGCATGTGTTTGTGCACTTAATTGACACCTGagaacaggaaaataaataaacggaaacgacgacgacgatgacgatgatgatgatgatgcaagaACGAAACGCTGCACACATAATGTTACACACTTACACTGACTCTGAATCAATACAAACACTCGACGAAACCTCGACCACCTGTGCCAGCCACCACAAACAGCATCACCACAACGACCAGCTCTGTCCTCGGAGACAGGCGGCGCTGCGCACCAGGCTCGCGTTCCTGCCAATGACCAGGATTGTGTTCGCTGCCGCCACTGTACACATCCGCAGGGTA is part of the Pomacea canaliculata isolate SZHN2017 linkage group LG13, ASM307304v1, whole genome shotgun sequence genome and harbors:
- the LOC112554303 gene encoding uncharacterized protein LOC112554303, encoding MAARKSRAAPQHHKHHQELALHRSTSPRAVDDRRAASTAAPPTPSDVLQLDGDVRRMVRSMVGSLETVVGSLHGIVGSLRQLVSQIDSVTEKIDKCCGGGGGGGGGGGGGGCGSRATPRQARRGRHLPSTATLAVTTTTTTAATITTTSSTRSSLRASTASVCVQTAHVPARSDVAELCLGARVGKHRSQDWSRRRPAVRPGNSDWSSSSPCEESYSTLNCSTSMVGGCSYVTGRNLFGQLQLPVPVPLRSAAVVVSRRSSFQADGLGGEEPQPASLNPLPWLLPSSEWGTDPVSLPVASCRRKHYISADRQRCASVEPSEMGLSPETSPYLWSCPNRSKDFPPYPSHRHVATMYAQTRDSEEEDEGEGLTDADIQHWQLMMETKCGSVGSLTPQMDWSYLGLTDAAASQETDLPGDMVQGEGFSYLPDGLLVDLPCPRLQPYDLGDCSSLQRLSQRRPSERSEQSTRATSDWASSECSSIKSSDDEDDSRTHSASSSPYLRHKVYQTRSRHCGTVSPLVQRRNGQNERTSVFVTRSKFVVSQATTCGATAVPPAVAVAPAAYCGIYESAMEAELEQLSEEELDVSDFSDVEADAGSDFTNRSSLTSGEAEEGLLYDRSVNTWKSYTMTHIDSDDALSESASDVNENFLDVAYAKPAFDDVKSKFSDIHLPALAY